The sequence below is a genomic window from Babesia bigemina genome assembly Bbig001, chromosome : II.
GGGGCGCCGCAGCCGAGGGGGATCGACCTCGACTGAGCGCCAACGGCCGGCCGTGCTGGAGCCTAAGCGGCATGGAAGTCAAACCCAGGATCACACGGCAGCCTTAGTGGCAGTATGCTTTGGCAGCGCCAGCTTCGCTGCGTACGTAAGCACTCGAGTAGGTGCAAACAACGGGTCACACACCCCCGGACTCCATACCTAAGGCATGGCCGTGCGGCCCTTACGTCAACATCGCATGATACTTAACGAATTTACAACGTGCGTTACACTGGGTGTGTGGAGTCGGTGTGGCGTTGCCGGCGCTAATCTCTCGTCAAGCCCGCAGACGTGTCTGGGCGGTGATGCGGCAGTGCTGCAACGTTCACGGGAATCGCGCGACGCCTCGATGTAgcactgccggcagcgAAAATGTACGAGGAGAACGCTGTTAGGAGCCACTCCAACGCTGTATTCAACGAAATAAGGAACACGCCGCTGGAATCACTCAACACGCAGACCTTTAGGAGcagcatcgccgccgccatacGCCTGAGTTCGGAAGGCGCAGCGGACGACGACGCCAGTGGAAATCAGAGGTTGCAGGAGGCGTTGCGCATCGCAGGCATATACAAAGTCCACTTCCTGCCGCCGTGCAGCGATCTGCACCATGCAGGCCAGGCGACGGTGTACACGTTCGACGGATTCCCAGGTATCGCGACGCGCAGCACGACTCGATGCATCACAGGGTTGTATCTGGTGAGAAACTACCTCACGGAAGCGCAGTGCGAAAGGCTCATGTGCCGGACGCTCACCGAGTACATCAACGTGAGCTGCGACTGCCACAGCATAACCCACGCTCAGCCGCCTAACAACAGCAACATCTACCAGAACGACAGGGCTCTCTGCACACCGATATGGCGTTAGTTGGCGTTACATGCAGCTCAGATTGCGCAGCGTCCGCCAACTTCAAAAAGCTCAGATGGGCGACCATCGGGCACATGTACGAGTGAGCCGCACCGATGCAGTTCTAAAGCTACGCAGCTGGGGCACGAGGAGTTACCGCGGTTACAGCGCATTCCCCGAGCCGCTGGTCAAGATAACGCAGTCGCTCTTATCGCATTTCAACCGCGAATACGTGCCCGACGTGAGTGTCGACGGTGCCGGCAACACCCCCCGCAGGCGGCAATCATCAACTGCTACACGAAGGGCTACTTCCTGCGCCTCCACAAGGATGACGCGGAGGAGACTGACGACACCGTGGTCAACATCAGCCTCGGAGCACCGGCCATATTCACCATCGGCGGCCGCGACTACAGGTGGGACAAGCCAGTGAGCCATCTCATTGTAGAAACAGCACCATACCCGTGGCCATGGTGGTCGATTCGGGCTCGGTTGTGCTCATGGCGGAAGACTCCAGGTTCTGCCTGCACGGTAGGGCGACATGCTAAAATGTACACTCGACATTCAGGCGTAGTCAAGTTGCTGGGGTACAACAAGCCCGGCCGTCACGATTGCGACGCCGGCGGCACCAGTGATGTGGGTGACTCCGCGTACGCGGCGCCCCGCCTGAGCATGGTCATCCCGCGGTGCGGTGACGACGCGACCGCATCGCTGGAATGCGACCCGGAGTCCCTCGATAGCGTGAAAAGGCTCTTCGCCGATCATCGAGTGTCCATCAGCATCAGGCGCGCCAAACGCTGACATGCGCCACTAATTTGACTTTAGAATTGCGTCAAGCATGTCGTGTACCACATGCGGGGTAACGACGCCGTCACCGCGGTACTCGTGGTGTCCCAGCACATAGTCGCGGATCTCCTGCGAATTCGTTGCGCTGGCACCGTACGCCCGGTGCTTCAGCACGTTGAGGTAGTCGATTTGCAAATCGTACGACTGCTGCGATAGCGCTCCCGAGGACAGCTCATGGGCCAAATGGGTCGCGCAGCGAGCGAAGAGGCCCAGCttgtcctcgtcgaagaaAATCTCGCGGAGAGTGTAGCGCCCTACTTCGCCGCTGCCACGACTCAGGTCAGTGACGAAGTGGAATTTGTGGTTCGTTATGGCGTCCTGGCTGTCCGACGCCTCCATGTTCTCGTGGACCAGCGACATCGGCATGTACAGGTTCCAGCGCTC
It includes:
- a CDS encoding Alpha-ketoglutarate-dependent dioxygenase alkB codes for the protein MYEENAVRSHSNAVFNEIRNTPLESLNTQTFRSSIAAAIRLSSEGAADDDASGNQRLQEALRIAGIYKVHFLPPCSDLHHAGQATVYTFDGFPGIATRSTTRCITGLYLVRNYLTEAQCERLMCRTLTEYINVSCDCHSITHAQPPNNSNIYQNDRALCTPIWPSANFKKLRWATIGHMYDWGTRSYRGYSAFPEPLVKITQSLLSHFNREYVPDAAIINCYTKGYFLRLHKDDAEETDDTVVNISLGAPAIFTIGGRDYRNSTIPVAMVVDSGSVVLMAEDSRFCLHGVVKLLGYNKPGRHDCDAGGTSDVGDSAYAAPRLSMVIPRCGDDATASLECDPESLDSVKRLFADHRVSISIRRAKR